In one window of Syngnathus scovelli strain Florida chromosome 20, RoL_Ssco_1.2, whole genome shotgun sequence DNA:
- the si:dkey-174m14.3 gene encoding brain-enriched guanylate kinase-associated protein isoform X7 — translation MTGKEHRQTMKKIYIGKTALKVPRNGGKHLKKSSLLEQKEDLRKRLSYTTHKLELLQNEFDATRQYLETELRRAQEELDKFTDKLRRIQSSYSALQRINQDLEEKIHRDSQHHDDEKRALSREIIVLNNHLMEAKLTIDKLQGDNDVYRKDCNLAAQLLQCNKSLYRAQLSELPTDFQERLTMHMEEPPLCRTYSDSMSASLIGQVLEKPDEVCSSSQASRSASPRTPDHAFVLEPLGQGVQVGLRAAYKSDLYSSDTALYCPDDRHRERRPSMDLHGQRKLLFEPQNSIDSNPDECSVGLRAAFTQEHFAEFPPLGAGSSSYSSFSGGGSEDKANGPLSSAASSPRHRTLYMDWRDAGDYERKSDSSWDRDSPGGFGNNHPFQQTEMIHQQNSSSPVYSRTMSSCFSEPYEPLPPSSSPSVAYGDSRRGSTLAPEEEELIGRWRQLSAEDLSSHSYRSPGRASPYSFSEQHFSVRPAKIRLGPLYSSFQEGADYYHQQGAGGVQDPMWVAASPECSPVLRQAHSQAHLYEDSKGSEHSLYHSGDSKDLEGNEASGGQSVDYGDQSPNSSTQSLHRRSLEMTADLQHYQAEMHNLSAQVSPSSPPPAPPPPPLYHQKFGSLGLSRKDSLTKAQLYGTLLN, via the exons ATGACAGGCAAAGAACACAGGCAAACCATGAAAAAGATATACATTGGCAAAACCGCCTTAAAAGTCCCCCGAAATGGCGGCAAACACCTGAAAAAGAG CTCATTGCTGGAGCAGAAGGAAGACCTGCGGAAGCGACTCTCCTACACCACGCACAAGCTGGAGCTGCTGCAGAACGAGTTTGACGCCACGCGTCAGTACCTGGAGACTGAGCTGCGGCGAGCTCAGGAAGAGCTGGACAAGTTCACCGATAAACTGCGTCG GATCCAAAGCAGCTACTCTGCCCTGCAGAGGATCAACCAAGATCTGGAAGAGAAGATTCACAGAGAT TCTCAGCACCACGACGATGAGAAGCGAGCGCTGAGCCGAGAGATCATCGTGCTCAACAACCACCTGATGGAGGCCAAGCTCACCATCGACAAGCTTCAGGGGGACAAT GATGTCTACAGGAAGGATTGTAACTTGGCTGCTCAGCTTCTGCAATGCAACAAGTCCCTTTACAGGGCCCAGCTCTCCGAG CTCCCGACTGACTTTCAGGAGCGACTGACTATGCACATGGAAGAGCCTCCGCTCTGCCGCACGTACTCGGATTCCATGTCGGCCTCGCTCATCGGGCAGGTGCTGGAGAAGCCCGACGAGGTGTGTAGCAGCAGCCAGGCCTCGCGCTCAGCTAGCCCTCGCACGCCGGACCACGCTTTTGTCCTGGAGCCGTTGGGCCAAGGGGTGCAGGTCGGTTTGCGTGCGGCCTACAAGTCCGACCTGTACAGCAGCGACACCGCCCTTTACTGCCCCGACGACCGCCACCGGGAGCGCAGGCCTAGCATGGACCTTCACGGTCAGAGAAAGCTCCTCTTTGAACCGCAGAATTCCATTGACAGCAACCCAGACGAGTGCTCAGTGGGCTTGAGAGCTGCTTTCACCCAGGAGCACTTTGCTGAATTCCCCCCTTTGGGGGCGGGCTCTAGTTCCTACTCCAGCTTCAGTGGAGGGGGCTCGGAAGACAAAGCCAACGGCCCTCTGAGCAGTGCCGCTTCCTCGCCGCGCCATCGCACCCTCTACATGGACTGGAGGGATGCCGGGGACTACGAGAGGAAGAGCGACTCGTCCTGGGATAGGGATAGTCCCGGAGGGTTCGGTAACAATCATCCCTTCCAGCAGACGGAGATGATCCACCAGCAGAACAGCAGCTCGCCCGTGTACAGCCGCACCATGTCCTCCTGTTTCAGCGAGCCCTACgagccccttcctccgtcgtcctccccgAGCGTCGCCTACGGAGACAGCCGCCGAGGAAGCACTCTGGCCCCCGAGGAGGAGGAGCTGATCGGAAGATGGCGGCAGCTCAGCGCCGAAGACTTGAGCTCGCACTCCTACCGCAGTCCCGGTCGGGCTTCCCCGTACAGCTTCTCCGAGCAGCACTTCTCCGTGAGGCCGGCCAAGATCCGCCTGGGCCCGCTCTACAGCAGCTTCCAGGAAGGCGCCGACTACTACCACCAGCAGGGAGCAGGCGGCGTGCAGGATCCAATGTGGGTTGCCGCCAGTCCCGAGTGCAGCCCGGTGCTCCGCCAGGCTCACAGCCAAGCCCACCTGTACGAGGACAGCAAAGGCTCTGAGCACAGCCTCTACCACTCGGGCGACTCCAAAGACCTGGAGGGCAACGAGGCATCCGGAGGTCAAAGTGTGGATTACGGGGACCAAAGCCCCAACAGCTCCACCCAATCCCTCCACCGCCGATCCTTGGAGATGACGGCGGACCTTCAGCACTACCAAGCGGAGATGCACAACCTGTCTGCCCAGGTGAGCCCGTCGTCGCCACCACCGGCCCCACCACCTCCGCCGCTGTACCACCAAAAATTCGGCTCTCTAGGACTTTCCCGCAAAGACAGCCTGACCAAGGCGCAGTTGTACGGAACGCTCCTCAACTGA
- the si:dkey-174m14.3 gene encoding brain-enriched guanylate kinase-associated protein isoform X6, giving the protein MEVVYFSVRFISQVCDDGTKHVDTISLFLPRCCSSTSSSAAASAAAAAVVGASAEASAAYGGGRKWGFLAASGKSRYTEGSFLQQSPWEGLSRFDPCASGMKLCVSTSSLLEQKEDLRKRLSYTTHKLELLQNEFDATRQYLETELRRAQEELDKFTDKLRRIQSSYSALQRINQDLEEKIHRDSQHHDDEKRALSREIIVLNNHLMEAKLTIDKLQGDNDVYRKDCNLAAQLLQCNKSLYRAQLSELPTDFQERLTMHMEEPPLCRTYSDSMSASLIGQVLEKPDEVCSSSQASRSASPRTPDHAFVLEPLGQGVQVGLRAAYKSDLYSSDTALYCPDDRHRERRPSMDLHGQRKLLFEPQNSIDSNPDECSVGLRAAFTQEHFAEFPPLGAGSSSYSSFSGGGSEDKANGPLSSAASSPRHRTLYMDWRDAGDYERKSDSSWDRDSPGGFGNNHPFQQTEMIHQQNSSSPVYSRTMSSCFSEPYEPLPPSSSPSVAYGDSRRGSTLAPEEEELIGRWRQLSAEDLSSHSYRSPGRASPYSFSEQHFSVRPAKIRLGPLYSSFQEGADYYHQQGAGGVQDPMWVAASPECSPVLRQAHSQAHLYEDSKGSEHSLYHSGDSKDLEGNEASGGQSVDYGDQSPNSSTQSLHRRSLEMTADLQHYQAEMHNLSAQVSPSSPPPAPPPPPLYHQKFGSLGLSRKDSLTKAQLYGTLLN; this is encoded by the exons ATGGAAGTTGTTTACTTCAGTGTGAGATTTATTTCTCAG gtGTGTGACGATGGCACGAAGCACGTAGACACTATCAG TCTTTTCCTCCCTCGCTGCTGTTCTTCCACCTCTTCATCTGCTGcggcttctgctgctgctgcagctgttgtcggAGCGTCAGCAGAAGCGTCAGCAGCGTATGGCGGCGGCAGGAAGTGGGGATTTCTCGCAGCTTCAGGGAAGAGCCGTTATACAGAAGGGAGTTTTCTCCAACAATCCCCGTGGGAAGGACTAAGTCGGTTTGATCCGTGCGCCTCCGGGATGAAGCTGTGCGTGAGCACCAG CTCATTGCTGGAGCAGAAGGAAGACCTGCGGAAGCGACTCTCCTACACCACGCACAAGCTGGAGCTGCTGCAGAACGAGTTTGACGCCACGCGTCAGTACCTGGAGACTGAGCTGCGGCGAGCTCAGGAAGAGCTGGACAAGTTCACCGATAAACTGCGTCG GATCCAAAGCAGCTACTCTGCCCTGCAGAGGATCAACCAAGATCTGGAAGAGAAGATTCACAGAGAT TCTCAGCACCACGACGATGAGAAGCGAGCGCTGAGCCGAGAGATCATCGTGCTCAACAACCACCTGATGGAGGCCAAGCTCACCATCGACAAGCTTCAGGGGGACAAT GATGTCTACAGGAAGGATTGTAACTTGGCTGCTCAGCTTCTGCAATGCAACAAGTCCCTTTACAGGGCCCAGCTCTCCGAG CTCCCGACTGACTTTCAGGAGCGACTGACTATGCACATGGAAGAGCCTCCGCTCTGCCGCACGTACTCGGATTCCATGTCGGCCTCGCTCATCGGGCAGGTGCTGGAGAAGCCCGACGAGGTGTGTAGCAGCAGCCAGGCCTCGCGCTCAGCTAGCCCTCGCACGCCGGACCACGCTTTTGTCCTGGAGCCGTTGGGCCAAGGGGTGCAGGTCGGTTTGCGTGCGGCCTACAAGTCCGACCTGTACAGCAGCGACACCGCCCTTTACTGCCCCGACGACCGCCACCGGGAGCGCAGGCCTAGCATGGACCTTCACGGTCAGAGAAAGCTCCTCTTTGAACCGCAGAATTCCATTGACAGCAACCCAGACGAGTGCTCAGTGGGCTTGAGAGCTGCTTTCACCCAGGAGCACTTTGCTGAATTCCCCCCTTTGGGGGCGGGCTCTAGTTCCTACTCCAGCTTCAGTGGAGGGGGCTCGGAAGACAAAGCCAACGGCCCTCTGAGCAGTGCCGCTTCCTCGCCGCGCCATCGCACCCTCTACATGGACTGGAGGGATGCCGGGGACTACGAGAGGAAGAGCGACTCGTCCTGGGATAGGGATAGTCCCGGAGGGTTCGGTAACAATCATCCCTTCCAGCAGACGGAGATGATCCACCAGCAGAACAGCAGCTCGCCCGTGTACAGCCGCACCATGTCCTCCTGTTTCAGCGAGCCCTACgagccccttcctccgtcgtcctccccgAGCGTCGCCTACGGAGACAGCCGCCGAGGAAGCACTCTGGCCCCCGAGGAGGAGGAGCTGATCGGAAGATGGCGGCAGCTCAGCGCCGAAGACTTGAGCTCGCACTCCTACCGCAGTCCCGGTCGGGCTTCCCCGTACAGCTTCTCCGAGCAGCACTTCTCCGTGAGGCCGGCCAAGATCCGCCTGGGCCCGCTCTACAGCAGCTTCCAGGAAGGCGCCGACTACTACCACCAGCAGGGAGCAGGCGGCGTGCAGGATCCAATGTGGGTTGCCGCCAGTCCCGAGTGCAGCCCGGTGCTCCGCCAGGCTCACAGCCAAGCCCACCTGTACGAGGACAGCAAAGGCTCTGAGCACAGCCTCTACCACTCGGGCGACTCCAAAGACCTGGAGGGCAACGAGGCATCCGGAGGTCAAAGTGTGGATTACGGGGACCAAAGCCCCAACAGCTCCACCCAATCCCTCCACCGCCGATCCTTGGAGATGACGGCGGACCTTCAGCACTACCAAGCGGAGATGCACAACCTGTCTGCCCAGGTGAGCCCGTCGTCGCCACCACCGGCCCCACCACCTCCGCCGCTGTACCACCAAAAATTCGGCTCTCTAGGACTTTCCCGCAAAGACAGCCTGACCAAGGCGCAGTTGTACGGAACGCTCCTCAACTGA
- the si:dkey-174m14.3 gene encoding brain-enriched guanylate kinase-associated protein isoform X8, translating to MEPPVPLGLFPSASLHVNEVCDDGTKHVDTISSLLEQKEDLRKRLSYTTHKLELLQNEFDATRQYLETELRRAQEELDKFTDKLRRIQSSYSALQRINQDLEEKIHRDSQHHDDEKRALSREIIVLNNHLMEAKLTIDKLQGDNDVYRKDCNLAAQLLQCNKSLYRAQLSELPTDFQERLTMHMEEPPLCRTYSDSMSASLIGQVLEKPDEVCSSSQASRSASPRTPDHAFVLEPLGQGVQVGLRAAYKSDLYSSDTALYCPDDRHRERRPSMDLHGQRKLLFEPQNSIDSNPDECSVGLRAAFTQEHFAEFPPLGAGSSSYSSFSGGGSEDKANGPLSSAASSPRHRTLYMDWRDAGDYERKSDSSWDRDSPGGFGNNHPFQQTEMIHQQNSSSPVYSRTMSSCFSEPYEPLPPSSSPSVAYGDSRRGSTLAPEEEELIGRWRQLSAEDLSSHSYRSPGRASPYSFSEQHFSVRPAKIRLGPLYSSFQEGADYYHQQGAGGVQDPMWVAASPECSPVLRQAHSQAHLYEDSKGSEHSLYHSGDSKDLEGNEASGGQSVDYGDQSPNSSTQSLHRRSLEMTADLQHYQAEMHNLSAQVSPSSPPPAPPPPPLYHQKFGSLGLSRKDSLTKAQLYGTLLN from the exons ATGGAACCACCTGTACCCCTTGGTCTTTTCCCTTCTGCTTCCCTGCACGTCAATGAG gtGTGTGACGATGGCACGAAGCACGTAGACACTATCAG CTCATTGCTGGAGCAGAAGGAAGACCTGCGGAAGCGACTCTCCTACACCACGCACAAGCTGGAGCTGCTGCAGAACGAGTTTGACGCCACGCGTCAGTACCTGGAGACTGAGCTGCGGCGAGCTCAGGAAGAGCTGGACAAGTTCACCGATAAACTGCGTCG GATCCAAAGCAGCTACTCTGCCCTGCAGAGGATCAACCAAGATCTGGAAGAGAAGATTCACAGAGAT TCTCAGCACCACGACGATGAGAAGCGAGCGCTGAGCCGAGAGATCATCGTGCTCAACAACCACCTGATGGAGGCCAAGCTCACCATCGACAAGCTTCAGGGGGACAAT GATGTCTACAGGAAGGATTGTAACTTGGCTGCTCAGCTTCTGCAATGCAACAAGTCCCTTTACAGGGCCCAGCTCTCCGAG CTCCCGACTGACTTTCAGGAGCGACTGACTATGCACATGGAAGAGCCTCCGCTCTGCCGCACGTACTCGGATTCCATGTCGGCCTCGCTCATCGGGCAGGTGCTGGAGAAGCCCGACGAGGTGTGTAGCAGCAGCCAGGCCTCGCGCTCAGCTAGCCCTCGCACGCCGGACCACGCTTTTGTCCTGGAGCCGTTGGGCCAAGGGGTGCAGGTCGGTTTGCGTGCGGCCTACAAGTCCGACCTGTACAGCAGCGACACCGCCCTTTACTGCCCCGACGACCGCCACCGGGAGCGCAGGCCTAGCATGGACCTTCACGGTCAGAGAAAGCTCCTCTTTGAACCGCAGAATTCCATTGACAGCAACCCAGACGAGTGCTCAGTGGGCTTGAGAGCTGCTTTCACCCAGGAGCACTTTGCTGAATTCCCCCCTTTGGGGGCGGGCTCTAGTTCCTACTCCAGCTTCAGTGGAGGGGGCTCGGAAGACAAAGCCAACGGCCCTCTGAGCAGTGCCGCTTCCTCGCCGCGCCATCGCACCCTCTACATGGACTGGAGGGATGCCGGGGACTACGAGAGGAAGAGCGACTCGTCCTGGGATAGGGATAGTCCCGGAGGGTTCGGTAACAATCATCCCTTCCAGCAGACGGAGATGATCCACCAGCAGAACAGCAGCTCGCCCGTGTACAGCCGCACCATGTCCTCCTGTTTCAGCGAGCCCTACgagccccttcctccgtcgtcctccccgAGCGTCGCCTACGGAGACAGCCGCCGAGGAAGCACTCTGGCCCCCGAGGAGGAGGAGCTGATCGGAAGATGGCGGCAGCTCAGCGCCGAAGACTTGAGCTCGCACTCCTACCGCAGTCCCGGTCGGGCTTCCCCGTACAGCTTCTCCGAGCAGCACTTCTCCGTGAGGCCGGCCAAGATCCGCCTGGGCCCGCTCTACAGCAGCTTCCAGGAAGGCGCCGACTACTACCACCAGCAGGGAGCAGGCGGCGTGCAGGATCCAATGTGGGTTGCCGCCAGTCCCGAGTGCAGCCCGGTGCTCCGCCAGGCTCACAGCCAAGCCCACCTGTACGAGGACAGCAAAGGCTCTGAGCACAGCCTCTACCACTCGGGCGACTCCAAAGACCTGGAGGGCAACGAGGCATCCGGAGGTCAAAGTGTGGATTACGGGGACCAAAGCCCCAACAGCTCCACCCAATCCCTCCACCGCCGATCCTTGGAGATGACGGCGGACCTTCAGCACTACCAAGCGGAGATGCACAACCTGTCTGCCCAGGTGAGCCCGTCGTCGCCACCACCGGCCCCACCACCTCCGCCGCTGTACCACCAAAAATTCGGCTCTCTAGGACTTTCCCGCAAAGACAGCCTGACCAAGGCGCAGTTGTACGGAACGCTCCTCAACTGA
- the si:dkey-174m14.3 gene encoding brain-enriched guanylate kinase-associated protein isoform X3, protein MGLWPKKSSSSCFVPSSSSERKGSLDSWSSGVTSCLYCSIKKSQAAFQSRLRFRAHPPEQGGGDNCMDCPAWHHQGRGCVQTRARTKRDQDCPLEGTLEDKAKFSHFLDEVTSNVLDPNSLRAFGKATRGAHQDQDQTVTQRIPRLSCSMAQQQDFLLELEDQSPIDLPPKTYLETDIDIVRRDDQPEDPEIKPDTPPPLLVDEQNLIPPPPNFCQGFEMKRFQELNHSSPGYPSRSISLPRGINMVCDDGTKHVDTISLFLPRCCSSTSSSAAASAAAAAVVGASAEASAAYGGGRKWGFLAASGKSRYTEGSFLQQSPWEGLSRFDPCASGMKLCVSTSSLLEQKEDLRKRLSYTTHKLELLQNEFDATRQYLETELRRAQEELDKFTDKLRRIQSSYSALQRINQDLEEKIHRDSQHHDDEKRALSREIIVLNNHLMEAKLTIDKLQGDNDVYRKDCNLAAQLLQCNKSLYRAQLSELPTDFQERLTMHMEEPPLCRTYSDSMSASLIGQVLEKPDEVCSSSQASRSASPRTPDHAFVLEPLGQGVQVGLRAAYKSDLYSSDTALYCPDDRHRERRPSMDLHGQRKLLFEPQNSIDSNPDECSVGLRAAFTQEHFAEFPPLGAGSSSYSSFSGGGSEDKANGPLSSAASSPRHRTLYMDWRDAGDYERKSDSSWDRDSPGGFGNNHPFQQTEMIHQQNSSSPVYSRTMSSCFSEPYEPLPPSSSPSVAYGDSRRGSTLAPEEEELIGRWRQLSAEDLSSHSYRSPGRASPYSFSEQHFSVRPAKIRLGPLYSSFQEGADYYHQQGAGGVQDPMWVAASPECSPVLRQAHSQAHLYEDSKGSEHSLYHSGDSKDLEGNEASGGQSVDYGDQSPNSSTQSLHRRSLEMTADLQHYQAEMHNLSAQVSPSSPPPAPPPPPLYHQKFGSLGLSRKDSLTKAQLYGTLLN, encoded by the exons ATGGGCCTTTGGCCAAAGAAGTCCTCTTCCAGTTGTTTTGTGCCAAGTAGCAGCAGTGAGCGTAAGGGCAGTCTGGACAGCTGGAGCTCAGGAGTCACTTCCTGCCTTTACTGCTCAATCAAGAAGAGCCAAGCGGCCTTTCAAAGCCGACTACGTTTCAGAGCGCATCCCCCGGAGCAGGGAGGAGGGGACAACTGCATGGATTGCCCGGCATGGCACCATCAGGGGAGGGGCTGTGTTCAGACCCGAGCTCGCACCAAAAGAGATCAAGATTGTCCGCTGGAGGGAACGCTTGAGGACAAAGCCAAGTTTTCACACTTCCTGGACGAGGTGACATCCAATGTGCTTGATCCAAACAGCTTGAGGGCATTTGGGAAAGCAACTAGAGGTGCGCATCAGGACCAGGACCAAACGGTGACCCAAAGGATCCCCAGGCTTTCTTGTTCAATGGCCCAGCAGCAGGATTTCTTGCTGGAGCTTGAGGACCAGTCTCCAATCGACCTGCCTCCAAAAACCTATCTGGAGACAGACATTGACATAGTGAGAAGAGATGACCAGCCAGAAGATCCGGAGATCAAACCTGACACTCCACCGCCATTGCTGGTGGATGAACAAAATCTCATTCCGCCCCCTCCAAATTTCTGCCAAGGATTCGAAATGAAACGTTTCCAGGAATTGAATCACAGCTCCCCCGGATACCCCTCTAGATCCATCTCTCTGCCCAGAGGCATCAACATG gtGTGTGACGATGGCACGAAGCACGTAGACACTATCAG TCTTTTCCTCCCTCGCTGCTGTTCTTCCACCTCTTCATCTGCTGcggcttctgctgctgctgcagctgttgtcggAGCGTCAGCAGAAGCGTCAGCAGCGTATGGCGGCGGCAGGAAGTGGGGATTTCTCGCAGCTTCAGGGAAGAGCCGTTATACAGAAGGGAGTTTTCTCCAACAATCCCCGTGGGAAGGACTAAGTCGGTTTGATCCGTGCGCCTCCGGGATGAAGCTGTGCGTGAGCACCAG CTCATTGCTGGAGCAGAAGGAAGACCTGCGGAAGCGACTCTCCTACACCACGCACAAGCTGGAGCTGCTGCAGAACGAGTTTGACGCCACGCGTCAGTACCTGGAGACTGAGCTGCGGCGAGCTCAGGAAGAGCTGGACAAGTTCACCGATAAACTGCGTCG GATCCAAAGCAGCTACTCTGCCCTGCAGAGGATCAACCAAGATCTGGAAGAGAAGATTCACAGAGAT TCTCAGCACCACGACGATGAGAAGCGAGCGCTGAGCCGAGAGATCATCGTGCTCAACAACCACCTGATGGAGGCCAAGCTCACCATCGACAAGCTTCAGGGGGACAAT GATGTCTACAGGAAGGATTGTAACTTGGCTGCTCAGCTTCTGCAATGCAACAAGTCCCTTTACAGGGCCCAGCTCTCCGAG CTCCCGACTGACTTTCAGGAGCGACTGACTATGCACATGGAAGAGCCTCCGCTCTGCCGCACGTACTCGGATTCCATGTCGGCCTCGCTCATCGGGCAGGTGCTGGAGAAGCCCGACGAGGTGTGTAGCAGCAGCCAGGCCTCGCGCTCAGCTAGCCCTCGCACGCCGGACCACGCTTTTGTCCTGGAGCCGTTGGGCCAAGGGGTGCAGGTCGGTTTGCGTGCGGCCTACAAGTCCGACCTGTACAGCAGCGACACCGCCCTTTACTGCCCCGACGACCGCCACCGGGAGCGCAGGCCTAGCATGGACCTTCACGGTCAGAGAAAGCTCCTCTTTGAACCGCAGAATTCCATTGACAGCAACCCAGACGAGTGCTCAGTGGGCTTGAGAGCTGCTTTCACCCAGGAGCACTTTGCTGAATTCCCCCCTTTGGGGGCGGGCTCTAGTTCCTACTCCAGCTTCAGTGGAGGGGGCTCGGAAGACAAAGCCAACGGCCCTCTGAGCAGTGCCGCTTCCTCGCCGCGCCATCGCACCCTCTACATGGACTGGAGGGATGCCGGGGACTACGAGAGGAAGAGCGACTCGTCCTGGGATAGGGATAGTCCCGGAGGGTTCGGTAACAATCATCCCTTCCAGCAGACGGAGATGATCCACCAGCAGAACAGCAGCTCGCCCGTGTACAGCCGCACCATGTCCTCCTGTTTCAGCGAGCCCTACgagccccttcctccgtcgtcctccccgAGCGTCGCCTACGGAGACAGCCGCCGAGGAAGCACTCTGGCCCCCGAGGAGGAGGAGCTGATCGGAAGATGGCGGCAGCTCAGCGCCGAAGACTTGAGCTCGCACTCCTACCGCAGTCCCGGTCGGGCTTCCCCGTACAGCTTCTCCGAGCAGCACTTCTCCGTGAGGCCGGCCAAGATCCGCCTGGGCCCGCTCTACAGCAGCTTCCAGGAAGGCGCCGACTACTACCACCAGCAGGGAGCAGGCGGCGTGCAGGATCCAATGTGGGTTGCCGCCAGTCCCGAGTGCAGCCCGGTGCTCCGCCAGGCTCACAGCCAAGCCCACCTGTACGAGGACAGCAAAGGCTCTGAGCACAGCCTCTACCACTCGGGCGACTCCAAAGACCTGGAGGGCAACGAGGCATCCGGAGGTCAAAGTGTGGATTACGGGGACCAAAGCCCCAACAGCTCCACCCAATCCCTCCACCGCCGATCCTTGGAGATGACGGCGGACCTTCAGCACTACCAAGCGGAGATGCACAACCTGTCTGCCCAGGTGAGCCCGTCGTCGCCACCACCGGCCCCACCACCTCCGCCGCTGTACCACCAAAAATTCGGCTCTCTAGGACTTTCCCGCAAAGACAGCCTGACCAAGGCGCAGTTGTACGGAACGCTCCTCAACTGA
- the si:dkey-174m14.3 gene encoding brain-enriched guanylate kinase-associated protein isoform X9, which produces MEVVYFSVRFISQVCDDGTKHVDTISSLLEQKEDLRKRLSYTTHKLELLQNEFDATRQYLETELRRAQEELDKFTDKLRRIQSSYSALQRINQDLEEKIHRDSQHHDDEKRALSREIIVLNNHLMEAKLTIDKLQGDNDVYRKDCNLAAQLLQCNKSLYRAQLSELPTDFQERLTMHMEEPPLCRTYSDSMSASLIGQVLEKPDEVCSSSQASRSASPRTPDHAFVLEPLGQGVQVGLRAAYKSDLYSSDTALYCPDDRHRERRPSMDLHGQRKLLFEPQNSIDSNPDECSVGLRAAFTQEHFAEFPPLGAGSSSYSSFSGGGSEDKANGPLSSAASSPRHRTLYMDWRDAGDYERKSDSSWDRDSPGGFGNNHPFQQTEMIHQQNSSSPVYSRTMSSCFSEPYEPLPPSSSPSVAYGDSRRGSTLAPEEEELIGRWRQLSAEDLSSHSYRSPGRASPYSFSEQHFSVRPAKIRLGPLYSSFQEGADYYHQQGAGGVQDPMWVAASPECSPVLRQAHSQAHLYEDSKGSEHSLYHSGDSKDLEGNEASGGQSVDYGDQSPNSSTQSLHRRSLEMTADLQHYQAEMHNLSAQVSPSSPPPAPPPPPLYHQKFGSLGLSRKDSLTKAQLYGTLLN; this is translated from the exons ATGGAAGTTGTTTACTTCAGTGTGAGATTTATTTCTCAG gtGTGTGACGATGGCACGAAGCACGTAGACACTATCAG CTCATTGCTGGAGCAGAAGGAAGACCTGCGGAAGCGACTCTCCTACACCACGCACAAGCTGGAGCTGCTGCAGAACGAGTTTGACGCCACGCGTCAGTACCTGGAGACTGAGCTGCGGCGAGCTCAGGAAGAGCTGGACAAGTTCACCGATAAACTGCGTCG GATCCAAAGCAGCTACTCTGCCCTGCAGAGGATCAACCAAGATCTGGAAGAGAAGATTCACAGAGAT TCTCAGCACCACGACGATGAGAAGCGAGCGCTGAGCCGAGAGATCATCGTGCTCAACAACCACCTGATGGAGGCCAAGCTCACCATCGACAAGCTTCAGGGGGACAAT GATGTCTACAGGAAGGATTGTAACTTGGCTGCTCAGCTTCTGCAATGCAACAAGTCCCTTTACAGGGCCCAGCTCTCCGAG CTCCCGACTGACTTTCAGGAGCGACTGACTATGCACATGGAAGAGCCTCCGCTCTGCCGCACGTACTCGGATTCCATGTCGGCCTCGCTCATCGGGCAGGTGCTGGAGAAGCCCGACGAGGTGTGTAGCAGCAGCCAGGCCTCGCGCTCAGCTAGCCCTCGCACGCCGGACCACGCTTTTGTCCTGGAGCCGTTGGGCCAAGGGGTGCAGGTCGGTTTGCGTGCGGCCTACAAGTCCGACCTGTACAGCAGCGACACCGCCCTTTACTGCCCCGACGACCGCCACCGGGAGCGCAGGCCTAGCATGGACCTTCACGGTCAGAGAAAGCTCCTCTTTGAACCGCAGAATTCCATTGACAGCAACCCAGACGAGTGCTCAGTGGGCTTGAGAGCTGCTTTCACCCAGGAGCACTTTGCTGAATTCCCCCCTTTGGGGGCGGGCTCTAGTTCCTACTCCAGCTTCAGTGGAGGGGGCTCGGAAGACAAAGCCAACGGCCCTCTGAGCAGTGCCGCTTCCTCGCCGCGCCATCGCACCCTCTACATGGACTGGAGGGATGCCGGGGACTACGAGAGGAAGAGCGACTCGTCCTGGGATAGGGATAGTCCCGGAGGGTTCGGTAACAATCATCCCTTCCAGCAGACGGAGATGATCCACCAGCAGAACAGCAGCTCGCCCGTGTACAGCCGCACCATGTCCTCCTGTTTCAGCGAGCCCTACgagccccttcctccgtcgtcctccccgAGCGTCGCCTACGGAGACAGCCGCCGAGGAAGCACTCTGGCCCCCGAGGAGGAGGAGCTGATCGGAAGATGGCGGCAGCTCAGCGCCGAAGACTTGAGCTCGCACTCCTACCGCAGTCCCGGTCGGGCTTCCCCGTACAGCTTCTCCGAGCAGCACTTCTCCGTGAGGCCGGCCAAGATCCGCCTGGGCCCGCTCTACAGCAGCTTCCAGGAAGGCGCCGACTACTACCACCAGCAGGGAGCAGGCGGCGTGCAGGATCCAATGTGGGTTGCCGCCAGTCCCGAGTGCAGCCCGGTGCTCCGCCAGGCTCACAGCCAAGCCCACCTGTACGAGGACAGCAAAGGCTCTGAGCACAGCCTCTACCACTCGGGCGACTCCAAAGACCTGGAGGGCAACGAGGCATCCGGAGGTCAAAGTGTGGATTACGGGGACCAAAGCCCCAACAGCTCCACCCAATCCCTCCACCGCCGATCCTTGGAGATGACGGCGGACCTTCAGCACTACCAAGCGGAGATGCACAACCTGTCTGCCCAGGTGAGCCCGTCGTCGCCACCACCGGCCCCACCACCTCCGCCGCTGTACCACCAAAAATTCGGCTCTCTAGGACTTTCCCGCAAAGACAGCCTGACCAAGGCGCAGTTGTACGGAACGCTCCTCAACTGA